The proteins below come from a single Streptomyces tubercidicus genomic window:
- a CDS encoding metal-dependent hydrolase — translation MMGPAHSLSGAAAWLGVGAAAAAAGHPMPWPVLVCGALICAGAALAPDLDHKSATISRAFGPLSRMLCEVVDAISHAVYKATKMRGDSNRNGGHRTLTHTWVWAVLVGGGMSLLAMQGGRWAVLGILFVHMVLAIEGLLWRAARVSSDVLVWLLGAASAWILAGVLDQPGNGASWLFTEPGQQYLWLGLPVVLGALVHDIGDALTVSGCPILWPIPIGRKRWYPVGPPKGMRFKAGSWVELKVLMPLFMVLGGLGGLGALGYL, via the coding sequence ATGATGGGACCGGCGCACTCGCTGTCCGGGGCCGCGGCCTGGCTGGGGGTGGGTGCGGCAGCGGCTGCCGCCGGACATCCGATGCCTTGGCCGGTGCTCGTCTGTGGGGCTCTGATCTGCGCCGGAGCGGCGCTTGCCCCGGACCTCGACCACAAGTCCGCGACCATCTCGCGGGCCTTCGGTCCGCTCTCGCGGATGTTGTGCGAGGTGGTCGACGCCATCTCGCATGCGGTCTACAAGGCGACCAAGATGCGCGGTGACTCGAACCGCAACGGAGGTCACCGCACGCTCACCCACACCTGGGTGTGGGCCGTGTTGGTCGGCGGCGGGATGTCCCTGCTGGCGATGCAGGGCGGGCGCTGGGCGGTACTCGGCATCCTCTTCGTTCATATGGTGCTCGCCATCGAGGGTTTGCTCTGGCGGGCCGCACGGGTCTCCAGTGACGTACTGGTGTGGCTGCTGGGCGCCGCCTCGGCCTGGATCCTGGCCGGCGTTCTCGATCAGCCGGGCAATGGCGCCAGCTGGCTGTTCACCGAGCCGGGGCAGCAGTACCTCTGGCTGGGTCTGCCGGTTGTCCTCGGCGCGCTGGTCCATGACATCGGCGATGCCCTGACCGTCTCCGGCTGCCCCATCCTGTGGCCCATTCCGATAGGCCGCAAGCGCTGGTACCCCGTCGGCCCGCCAAAGGGCATGCGCTTCAAGGCCGGCAGCTGGGTGGAGTTGAAGGTGCTGATGCCGCTGTTCATGGTGCTGGGCGGCCTCGGTGGTCTGGGCGCGCTCGGCTACCTCTGA
- a CDS encoding GTP-binding protein produces MNAAQGAPEGAAPGRDAELTLKILVAGGFGVGKTTLVGSVSEIHPLRTEERLSEVGETVDDTGGVDRKDSTTVAMDFGRITIRQGLSLYLFGTPGQDRFWFLWDDLSEGALGAVVLADTRRLQDCFPAVDYFERRAIPFLVAVNCFAESGPYGADEVAGALDLDRGTPVVLCDARDRDSGKEVLVRLVEHAGRRHSAKVLDSVG; encoded by the coding sequence ATGAACGCCGCACAAGGGGCCCCGGAGGGCGCAGCCCCGGGCCGCGACGCCGAGTTGACCCTGAAGATCTTAGTCGCGGGCGGCTTCGGCGTGGGCAAGACGACCCTGGTGGGCTCGGTCAGTGAGATCCACCCGCTGCGTACGGAGGAACGGCTCAGCGAGGTGGGCGAGACGGTCGACGACACCGGGGGAGTGGACCGCAAGGACAGCACCACCGTGGCGATGGACTTCGGCCGCATCACCATCCGGCAGGGCCTGTCCCTCTACCTCTTCGGCACCCCGGGGCAGGACCGTTTCTGGTTCCTGTGGGACGACCTGTCGGAGGGCGCGCTGGGCGCCGTCGTCCTGGCCGACACCCGGCGTCTGCAGGACTGCTTCCCGGCGGTCGACTACTTCGAGCGCCGCGCGATCCCGTTCCTGGTGGCCGTCAACTGCTTTGCGGAGTCCGGGCCCTACGGCGCCGACGAGGTGGCCGGCGCGCTGGACCTGGACCGTGGCACCCCCGTCGTGCTCTGCGACGCGCGGGACCGCGACTCCGGCAAGGAAGTGCTGGTGCGGCTCGTCGAGCACGCGGGGCGGCGGCACTCCGCCAAGGTGCTGGATTCGGTGGGATGA
- a CDS encoding PPOX class F420-dependent oxidoreductase: MAHKMTKDEWQRFLSEGTRTGKLATVRDDGSPHLAPVWFLLDGDELVFNTGEETVKGRNLARDGRMALCVDDDRPPFSFVVVQGAAEVSHDLTDVRHWATRIAARYMGEERAEEFGARNGVPGELVVRVRIDKVIALADVAD, translated from the coding sequence ATGGCACACAAGATGACGAAGGACGAGTGGCAGAGGTTCCTTTCCGAAGGCACCCGTACCGGCAAGCTCGCGACCGTACGGGACGACGGCAGCCCGCACCTCGCACCGGTGTGGTTCCTCTTGGACGGCGACGAGCTGGTGTTCAACACCGGCGAGGAGACGGTCAAGGGCCGCAACCTCGCGCGTGACGGGCGGATGGCACTGTGCGTCGACGACGACCGGCCACCGTTTTCCTTCGTGGTGGTACAGGGGGCGGCGGAAGTCAGCCACGATCTGACGGACGTCCGTCACTGGGCGACCAGGATCGCGGCCCGCTACATGGGCGAGGAGCGGGCGGAGGAGTTCGGCGCCCGCAACGGCGTTCCGGGCGAGCTGGTGGTACGGGTGCGGATCGACAAGGTCATCGCCCTGGCGGACGTGGCCGATTGA
- a CDS encoding acyl-CoA thioesterase: MTNPAERLVDLLDLEQIEVNIFRGRSPQESLQRVFGGQVAGQALVAAGRTTEGDRPVHSLHAYFLRPGRPGVPIVYQVERVRDGRSFTTRRVVAVQQGRTIFNLTASFHKPEPGFDHQLPMRRAVPGPEELPTVADEVRERLRDLPEGLERMARRMPFEIRYVDRLRWAPDEIEGAEPRSAVWMRAVGPLGDDPLVHTCALTYASDMTLLDAVRIPIEPLWGPRGFDMASLDHAMWFHRPFRADEWFLYDQESPIATGGRGLARGRIYDREGKLLVSVVQEGLFRKLGG; the protein is encoded by the coding sequence ATGACCAATCCTGCCGAGAGGCTGGTCGATCTGCTGGATCTTGAGCAGATCGAGGTGAACATCTTCCGGGGCCGCAGTCCCCAGGAATCGCTGCAGCGGGTCTTCGGCGGGCAGGTCGCGGGCCAGGCGCTGGTGGCGGCCGGGCGGACCACGGAAGGGGACCGCCCGGTCCACTCGCTGCATGCGTACTTTCTGCGGCCCGGCCGGCCGGGCGTGCCGATCGTGTACCAGGTCGAGCGGGTCCGCGACGGGCGGTCCTTCACCACGCGCCGGGTCGTCGCCGTCCAGCAGGGACGCACGATCTTCAATCTGACCGCCTCCTTTCACAAGCCGGAACCCGGCTTCGATCATCAGTTGCCGATGCGTCGGGCCGTGCCCGGCCCGGAGGAGCTGCCGACGGTCGCGGACGAGGTCCGCGAGCGGCTGCGCGATCTGCCCGAGGGGCTGGAGCGGATGGCGCGCCGGATGCCGTTCGAGATCCGGTATGTCGACCGGCTGCGCTGGGCGCCGGACGAGATCGAGGGTGCGGAGCCGCGCAGCGCGGTGTGGATGCGCGCGGTCGGGCCGCTGGGCGACGATCCGCTCGTCCACACCTGCGCGCTGACCTACGCCAGCGATATGACCCTGCTCGACGCGGTCCGCATCCCCATCGAACCGCTCTGGGGGCCGCGCGGGTTCGATATGGCCTCGCTCGACCATGCGATGTGGTTTCACCGGCCGTTCCGCGCGGACGAGTGGTTCCTCTACGACCAGGAGTCGCCGATCGCCACCGGCGGCCGGGGGCTGGCCCGCGGGCGGATCTACGACCGGGAGGGCAAGCTGCTGGTCTCGGTCGTCCAGGAGGGGTTGTTCAGGAAGCTCGGGGGCTGA
- a CDS encoding class I SAM-dependent methyltransferase, which yields MTDHHADRPEEVRAFFATRAATWDTKFPDDGPAYEAGVAELGLREGDRVLDAGCGTGRALPALRAAVGPRGTVLGADLTPEMLQAAVRAGRDRDAALLLADVSRLPLPDAVLDAVFAAGLLSHLPDSAGGLTELARVVRPGGRLALFHPIGRAALAARKGRAITPDDLRAEPNLRPLLDSCGWDLIRYEDEDSRYLALAVRRG from the coding sequence ATGACCGACCACCACGCCGACCGTCCGGAGGAGGTCCGTGCGTTCTTCGCCACACGTGCCGCCACCTGGGACACGAAGTTCCCCGACGACGGCCCCGCCTATGAGGCAGGCGTCGCCGAACTGGGCCTCCGGGAGGGCGACCGGGTTCTGGACGCCGGATGCGGTACGGGACGTGCGCTGCCCGCGCTCCGGGCGGCCGTGGGGCCGCGTGGCACGGTGCTGGGCGCCGATCTCACGCCCGAGATGCTGCAGGCCGCCGTACGGGCCGGGCGCGACCGTGACGCGGCCCTGCTGCTCGCGGACGTGAGCCGGCTGCCGCTGCCCGACGCCGTACTGGACGCCGTCTTCGCCGCGGGTCTCCTCTCCCATCTGCCGGACTCGGCGGGCGGCCTCACCGAACTCGCCAGGGTCGTACGCCCCGGTGGCCGGCTGGCCCTCTTCCACCCCATCGGGCGGGCCGCCCTCGCCGCGCGCAAGGGGCGCGCGATCACCCCCGACGATCTGCGGGCGGAGCCGAATCTGCGGCCCCTTCTCGACAGCTGCGGCTGGGACCTCATCCGGTACGAGGACGAGGACTCCCGCTACCTGGCGCTGGCGGTGCGCCGGGGCTGA
- a CDS encoding DUF6397 family protein, producing the protein MTVMCDGQQTLTMARAARELELRTGEFELATQLGKVRTVPAGTGGRPGATGSLGRRRVPAEEIVRLQAEPGFPDALRERIRTVSTNEAANLMGVGPGRVLRLTRAGCFGPVRFYVNRFGAVVWLYLAAEVSDFADREPDLMRGNTPAAMRVMLDGGQDWRARQWRSRRVAQLMGQTDDPWEAAAVIAAVLPPEELASVAEDPRERSLLRRLRPLLASVITVTPAARESFERVLTADEFDEVMWYRVNLSRELETARREDPGRLRTPAATASVARPGQPPSFLNNPSWTTETSSLPSRS; encoded by the coding sequence ATGACGGTGATGTGCGACGGGCAGCAGACGCTCACGATGGCGCGAGCGGCTCGCGAACTGGAGCTGAGGACCGGCGAGTTCGAGCTCGCCACCCAGCTCGGAAAGGTACGGACGGTCCCGGCCGGGACCGGCGGCCGGCCGGGAGCCACCGGATCGCTCGGCCGACGCCGGGTCCCGGCGGAAGAGATCGTCCGCCTGCAGGCCGAGCCGGGCTTCCCGGACGCGCTCCGCGAACGGATCCGCACGGTCAGCACGAACGAGGCGGCCAATCTGATGGGCGTCGGCCCCGGACGGGTCCTGCGCCTGACCCGGGCCGGCTGCTTCGGCCCCGTCAGGTTCTATGTGAACCGCTTCGGCGCGGTGGTCTGGCTCTATCTCGCGGCCGAGGTCAGCGACTTCGCCGACCGCGAACCCGACCTGATGCGGGGCAACACCCCCGCGGCGATGCGGGTGATGCTCGACGGCGGACAGGACTGGCGGGCCCGCCAGTGGCGCAGCCGACGGGTCGCCCAGCTCATGGGGCAGACCGACGATCCCTGGGAGGCGGCCGCGGTGATCGCCGCCGTGCTGCCCCCGGAGGAGCTGGCGTCGGTGGCCGAGGACCCGCGGGAACGGTCCCTGCTGCGCCGGCTCAGGCCCCTTCTGGCCTCCGTGATCACGGTGACCCCGGCAGCCCGGGAATCCTTCGAACGGGTGCTGACGGCGGACGAGTTCGATGAGGTGATGTGGTACCGCGTCAACCTCTCCCGGGAGCTCGAAACGGCCCGCAGGGAAGACCCGGGACGGCTGCGGACACCCGCCGCCACGGCCTCCGTCGCCCGTCCCGGTCAGCCCCCGAGCTTCCTGAACAACCCCTCCTGGACGACCGAGACCAGCAGCTTGCCCTCCCGGTCGTAG
- a CDS encoding roadblock/LC7 domain-containing protein — protein MALSSGLDWLLDDLTKRVEKVRHVLVLSNDGLVTGASEGLQRDDAEHLAAVASGLHSLAKGSALHFGIGRVRQTMIEFDDGVLFVTAAGDGSCLCVLARADADLGQVAYEMTLLVNRVGEHLGVAVRQPESYPQV, from the coding sequence ATGGCATTGAGCAGCGGACTCGACTGGCTGCTGGACGACCTGACCAAACGGGTGGAGAAGGTACGGCATGTGCTGGTGCTCTCCAACGACGGACTGGTGACCGGGGCGAGCGAGGGACTGCAGCGGGACGACGCCGAGCATCTCGCGGCGGTCGCCTCGGGGCTGCACAGCCTCGCGAAGGGTTCGGCGCTTCACTTCGGCATCGGCCGGGTACGTCAGACCATGATCGAGTTCGACGACGGGGTGTTGTTCGTGACGGCCGCGGGTGACGGCAGCTGCCTGTGCGTCCTGGCCCGCGCCGACGCCGACCTGGGCCAGGTCGCCTACGAAATGACGCTGTTGGTCAATCGTGTCGGCGAGCATCTGGGTGTCGCGGTCCGCCAGCCGGAAAGTTATCCACAGGTCTGA
- a CDS encoding ABC transporter ATP-binding protein, translated as MIGLAPPDHDPDAPQTLTTLPVGSPATVRHYVGGLIRRHRGAFTVLITVNAAAVIASMAGPYLLGGVVEKLSAGARDLQLEQTLAVFAVALAAQTVFVRTVRLRGAVLGERMLADLREDFLVRSVALPPGVLERAGTGDLLSRITTDVDRLSRSMREAVPQLAISVVWVGLLIGGLTVTAPPLAVSVAVALPLLIVGCRWYFKRAPSAYRSESAGYAAVSAVLTESVDAGRTVEAHRLGARRIALSERRIREWTQWERYTLFLRSVLFPVIDLTHVLLLGSVLLLGGAFVMRGWISPGQLTTGALLAQMLIEPVGLILRWYDELQEAQVSLARLVGVREIEPEATDADRHPDGRDVHADGVSFGYRAGVDVLREISLRVRPGTRLALVGPSGAGKSTLGRLLAGIYGPRVGSVTLGGAELSTMPPERIREQVALVNQEHHVFVGSLRDNLLLARTAAADAELWAALGAVDAADWARALPRGLDTGVGSGGHTLTPAQAQQIALARLVLADPHTLVLDEATSLLDPRAARDLERSLGRVLAGRTVVAIAHRLHTAHDADVIAVVEDGRISELGSHDELVTAGGAYAALWRSWHG; from the coding sequence ATGATCGGCCTGGCGCCGCCGGACCACGACCCGGACGCCCCGCAGACCCTGACGACCCTCCCCGTCGGCTCACCGGCCACCGTGCGCCACTACGTCGGCGGGCTGATCCGCCGTCACCGCGGGGCCTTCACGGTGCTGATCACCGTGAACGCGGCCGCCGTGATCGCCTCCATGGCCGGCCCGTATCTGCTCGGCGGAGTCGTCGAAAAGCTCTCCGCGGGCGCCCGCGACCTCCAACTGGAGCAAACCCTCGCGGTGTTCGCCGTCGCACTGGCCGCCCAGACGGTGTTCGTACGCACGGTCCGGCTGCGCGGGGCGGTGCTCGGTGAGCGGATGCTGGCGGATCTGCGGGAGGACTTCCTCGTACGGTCCGTGGCGCTTCCGCCGGGCGTACTGGAGCGGGCCGGCACCGGCGACCTGCTGTCGCGGATCACCACGGACGTCGACCGGCTCTCCCGATCGATGCGCGAGGCCGTACCGCAACTGGCCATCAGCGTGGTGTGGGTGGGCCTGCTGATCGGCGGGCTGACCGTGACCGCCCCGCCGCTGGCGGTGTCCGTCGCCGTCGCGCTGCCGCTGCTGATCGTCGGCTGCCGCTGGTACTTCAAACGGGCGCCGAGCGCCTATCGCTCGGAGTCCGCCGGTTACGCGGCGGTGTCCGCCGTGCTCACCGAGTCGGTGGACGCGGGCCGGACGGTCGAGGCCCACCGGCTGGGCGCCCGCCGGATCGCGCTGTCCGAGCGCCGCATCCGCGAATGGACCCAATGGGAGCGCTACACCCTCTTCCTGCGCTCGGTGCTCTTCCCTGTCATCGATCTGACGCATGTGCTGCTGCTGGGCTCGGTGCTGCTGCTCGGCGGCGCCTTCGTCATGCGGGGCTGGATCAGCCCCGGGCAGCTGACGACGGGGGCGCTGCTGGCCCAGATGCTGATCGAACCGGTCGGCTTGATCCTGCGCTGGTACGACGAGCTCCAGGAGGCCCAGGTGTCCCTGGCCCGACTCGTCGGCGTCCGGGAGATCGAGCCGGAGGCCACCGACGCGGACCGCCACCCGGACGGCCGGGACGTGCACGCCGACGGGGTGAGCTTCGGCTACCGCGCGGGCGTCGATGTGCTGCGCGAGATCTCGCTGCGGGTCCGCCCGGGGACCCGGCTGGCGCTGGTCGGGCCTTCCGGCGCCGGCAAATCGACGCTGGGCCGGCTGCTGGCCGGTATCTACGGGCCCCGCGTCGGCAGCGTCACCCTGGGCGGCGCCGAACTCTCCACGATGCCGCCCGAGCGGATCCGCGAACAGGTGGCGCTGGTCAACCAGGAACACCATGTCTTCGTCGGCTCGCTCCGCGACAACCTCCTGCTGGCACGCACCGCAGCGGCCGATGCCGAACTGTGGGCCGCGCTCGGCGCGGTGGACGCCGCCGACTGGGCTCGGGCCCTGCCCAGGGGGCTGGACACCGGGGTCGGCTCGGGCGGGCACACCCTGACGCCCGCCCAGGCACAGCAGATCGCGCTGGCCCGGCTGGTGCTGGCCGATCCGCACACCCTGGTACTGGACGAGGCGACCTCGCTGCTCGACCCACGGGCGGCCCGCGACCTGGAGCGCTCACTGGGGAGGGTGCTGGCCGGCCGCACGGTCGTGGCCATCGCACACCGCCTGCACACCGCACATGACGCCGATGTGATCGCGGTCGTCGAGGACGGCAGGATCAGCGAACTGGGCAGCCATGACGAACTGGTCACCGCCGGGGGCGCCTATGCGGCGCTGTGGCGGTCTTGGCATGGCTGA
- a CDS encoding DEAD/DEAH box helicase, with translation MTLIDHLPNDADPDALFEAFSGWAEQQGISLYPAQEEALIEVVSGANVILSTPTGSGKSLVAAGAHFTALANDQVTFYTAPIKALVSEKFFDLCKLFGTENVGMLTGDASVNADAPVICCTAEVLASIALRDGKDADIGQVVMDEFHFYAEPDRGWAWQIPLLELPQAQFILMSATLGDMSRFEEDLTRRTGKPTSVVRSATRPVPLSYEYRTTALTETLTELLETRQSPVYIVHFTQAAAVERAQALMSINMCTRAEKDEIAQLIGNFRFTTKFGRNLSRYVRHGIGVHHAGMLPKYRRLVEKLAQAGLLKVICGTDTLGVGVNVPIRTVLFTALTKYDGSRVRTLRAREFHQIAGRAGRAGFDTAGFVVGQAPEHVVENEKALAKAGDDPKKRRKVVRKKAPEGFVNWGENTFEKLIASEPEALNSRFRVTHAMLLSVIARPGNAFEAMRKLLEDNHEPRKNQIKHIRRAIAIYRSLVDGGIVERLAEPDAEGRIVRLTVDLQQDFALNQPLSTFALAAFDLLDPESPSYALDMVSVVESTLDDPRQILAAQQNKAKGEAVAQMKADGVEYEERMERLMDVEYPKPLEELLFHAYGLYRKSHPWVGDHPLSPKSVIRDMYERAMTFTEFTSFYELARTEGIVLRYLASAFKALDHTVPDDLKSEDFQDIIAWLGEMVRQVDSSLLDEWEQLANPEVETAEQAAERADQVRPVTSNARAFRVLVRNAMFRRVELAALDKVEELGEMDAESGWDVDAWGEAMDAYWDEYEELGTGPDARGPKLLQIEEDAAHGLWKVRQTFADPNGDHDWGISAEVDLAASDEEGRAVVRVTDVGQW, from the coding sequence GTGACCCTCATCGATCATCTGCCGAACGACGCCGACCCCGATGCCCTCTTCGAAGCCTTTTCGGGCTGGGCCGAGCAGCAGGGCATCTCGCTCTACCCTGCACAGGAGGAGGCGCTGATCGAGGTGGTCTCCGGAGCGAACGTCATCCTGTCCACCCCCACCGGCTCCGGTAAGAGCCTGGTGGCGGCCGGTGCGCACTTCACCGCTCTCGCCAATGATCAGGTCACCTTCTACACCGCACCCATCAAGGCACTGGTCTCGGAGAAGTTCTTCGATCTGTGCAAGCTGTTCGGCACCGAGAACGTCGGCATGCTCACCGGTGACGCATCGGTCAACGCCGACGCACCGGTCATCTGCTGCACCGCCGAGGTGCTCGCCTCGATAGCGCTGCGGGACGGCAAGGACGCCGACATCGGCCAGGTCGTGATGGACGAGTTCCACTTCTATGCCGAGCCGGACCGCGGCTGGGCCTGGCAGATTCCGCTGCTCGAACTGCCGCAGGCGCAGTTCATTCTGATGTCGGCGACGCTCGGCGACATGTCGCGCTTCGAGGAGGATCTGACCCGGCGCACGGGGAAGCCGACGTCGGTGGTGCGTTCGGCCACGCGGCCGGTGCCGCTGTCGTACGAGTACCGCACGACGGCGCTGACGGAGACACTCACCGAGCTGCTGGAGACCCGCCAGTCCCCCGTCTACATCGTGCACTTCACTCAGGCCGCCGCCGTGGAGCGGGCGCAGGCCCTGATGAGCATCAATATGTGTACGCGTGCCGAGAAGGATGAGATCGCTCAGCTCATCGGGAACTTCCGGTTCACCACGAAGTTCGGCCGGAACCTGTCGCGGTATGTCCGTCATGGCATCGGCGTGCACCACGCCGGGATGCTGCCGAAGTACCGTCGGCTCGTCGAGAAGCTGGCGCAGGCGGGTTTGCTGAAGGTCATCTGCGGTACGGACACGCTCGGCGTGGGTGTCAATGTCCCCATTCGTACGGTGTTGTTCACCGCGCTGACCAAGTACGACGGCTCGCGGGTGCGGACGCTGCGGGCGCGGGAGTTCCATCAGATCGCCGGCCGCGCCGGCCGGGCGGGCTTCGACACCGCGGGCTTTGTCGTCGGGCAGGCTCCCGAACATGTCGTGGAGAACGAGAAGGCGCTGGCGAAGGCCGGTGACGACCCCAAGAAGCGCCGCAAGGTGGTGCGCAAGAAGGCGCCGGAGGGCTTCGTCAACTGGGGTGAGAACACCTTCGAGAAGCTGATCGCTTCCGAACCCGAGGCGCTGAACTCCCGTTTCCGGGTGACGCACGCGATGCTGCTGTCCGTGATCGCCCGGCCGGGCAATGCCTTCGAGGCGATGCGCAAGCTCCTGGAGGACAACCATGAGCCGCGCAAGAACCAGATCAAGCACATCCGGCGGGCCATCGCGATCTACCGCTCGCTGGTGGACGGCGGGATCGTGGAGCGGCTCGCGGAGCCGGACGCGGAGGGCCGGATCGTCCGGCTGACCGTGGACCTTCAGCAGGACTTCGCGCTCAACCAGCCGCTGTCGACCTTCGCCCTGGCCGCGTTCGACCTGCTCGACCCCGAGTCGCCGTCGTACGCGCTGGACATGGTCTCGGTGGTGGAGTCCACGCTGGACGATCCGCGGCAGATCCTGGCCGCGCAGCAGAACAAGGCAAAGGGCGAGGCGGTCGCCCAGATGAAGGCCGACGGCGTCGAGTACGAAGAGCGCATGGAACGGCTCATGGACGTCGAGTACCCCAAGCCGCTGGAAGAGCTGCTCTTCCACGCCTACGGCCTCTACCGCAAGAGTCACCCCTGGGTCGGCGACCACCCGCTGTCGCCGAAGTCGGTCATCCGCGATATGTACGAACGCGCCATGACCTTCACGGAGTTCACCTCCTTCTACGAGCTGGCGCGCACCGAGGGGATCGTGCTGCGCTACCTGGCGAGTGCGTTCAAGGCGCTGGACCACACCGTGCCGGACGATCTGAAGTCCGAGGACTTCCAGGACATCATCGCCTGGCTGGGCGAGATGGTGCGGCAGGTCGACTCCAGTCTGCTGGACGAGTGGGAGCAGCTCGCCAATCCGGAGGTGGAGACGGCGGAGCAGGCCGCGGAGCGGGCGGATCAGGTCCGGCCGGTGACGTCCAATGCGCGGGCGTTCCGTGTGCTGGTGCGCAATGCGATGTTCCGGCGGGTGGAGCTGGCGGCACTGGACAAGGTCGAGGAACTCGGCGAGATGGATGCCGAGTCCGGCTGGGACGTGGACGCCTGGGGCGAGGCGATGGACGCCTACTGGGACGAGTACGAAGAGCTCGGCACGGGTCCGGACGCGCGTGGTCCGAAGCTGCTGCAGATCGAGGAGGATGCCGCGCACGGGCTGTGGAAGGTGCGGCAGACTTTCGCCGACCCGAACGGCGATCACGACTGGGGCATCTCCGCTGAGGTGGATCTGGCCGCCTCCGACGAGGAGGGGCGCGCGGTCGTGCGGGTCACGGACGTGGGTCAGTGGTGA